A stretch of Primulina tabacum isolate GXHZ01 chromosome 13, ASM2559414v2, whole genome shotgun sequence DNA encodes these proteins:
- the LOC142521908 gene encoding uncharacterized protein LOC142521908, with the protein MAKLYIYHIVRLHGVPVTIVSDRDPRSLICWEDLGERQMSQPEFIQEMKDKVELIRKRMKAAQNRQASYANKRRRPLEFQVGDYVFLEVSPFRGTMRFGHKGKLAPCYIGPYMIVERIGTLAYRLICRRYEPDPSHILNVENVELDSSHSYVKHPVQILDRKEKQLRSKTIPLVFVQWSRHGREESTWELEAKKRQEWPHLFENVIPEVLTRLMEHQ; encoded by the exons ATGGCAAAATTGTACATTTATCATATAgtaagattgcatggtgtgccagtaaCCATAGTATCCGATCGTGATCCAAG ATCGCTGATATGTTGGGAAGATTTAGGAGAAAGACAGATGTCACAACCAGAATTTattcaagaaatgaaagataaagTTGAATTGATCAGGAAAAGGATGAAAGCAGCCCAGAATCGTCAAGCcagttatgctaataaaaggcgTAGACCTTTAGAATTCCAAGTGGGAGATTATGTTTTCTTGGAAGTATCACCATTCCGGGGTACTATGAGATTTGGACATAAAGGGAAGTTAGCTCCGTGTTATATTGGTCCGTATATgattgttgagaggattggcacaTTGGCTTATCGTTTGATTTGCCGCCGA tatgagccaGATCCGTCTCATATCTTGAATGTAGAGAATGTGGAGTTAGACAGTTCCCATAGCTATGTTAAACATCCAGTGCAAATTTTGGACCGCAAGGAAAAACAACTTAGGAGCAAGACGATTCCATTGGTTTTTGTACAGTGGAGTAGACATGGAAGAGAAGAATCTACATGGGAATTAGAGGCAAAGAAGCGACAAGAATGGCCTCATTTGTTTGAGAAT GTCATTCCAGAGGTTTTGACGCGTCTGATGGAGCATCAGTGA
- the LOC142521910 gene encoding uncharacterized protein LOC142521910: MNLVADALSRKVQNAMLASLTISKVHEHLETSGWTYQISEDYFIVSYIQVEPQILSSIKAAQKNDPHIHRLKELSQTGQTEKFSVASDGSLRFNGRLVVPNLIDMKEAILREAHCSRHSIHPGIRKMYHTLRAHYWWDGMKKDISHFVAKYLTCQQVKAEKMRTGGMLHSLEVSQWN; the protein is encoded by the coding sequence ATGAATCTTGTTGCAGATGCTCTCAGCAGGAAAGTTCAGAATGCTATGCTGGCATCTTTGACTATCTCTAAAGTTCACGAGCACTTGGAAACTTCAGGATGGACTTATCAGATTAGTGAAGACTACTTTATAGTGTCATATATTCAAGTCGAGCCACAGATTTTATCCAGCATCAAAGCAGCACAAAAGAACGATCCACACATTCATAGATTAAAGGAATTGTCTCAAACAGGTCAGACAGAAAAGTTTAGTGTTGCTTCAGATGGTAGTCTGCGCTTTAATGGTAGACTTGTGGTTCCTAATTTGATAGATATGAAAGAAGCCATACTAAGggaagcacattgtagtcgaCACAGTATTCATCCAGGAATTCGAAAGATGTATCATACCTTGAGAGCTCATTATTGGTGGGatggtatgaagaaagatatttctcaTTTTGTGGCTAAATATTTAACATGTCAACAGGTTAAAGCCGAGAAAATGAGAACTGGTGGAATGTTACATAGTCTTGAAGTATCGCAGTGGAACTGA